DNA sequence from the Sulfurimonas sp. HSL3-1 genome:
ATCGTGACATGCGTATGCATCAGCGTCGTGTGATGCCCGCCCTTGAAGATCCCCTGGAGCAGGTCATCTTTTCTGCTCCAGGAGGCGCTGGCGTCGGGGGTGACGATGCCGTTGGGGAAATAACAGGTCCGCGCGGCGGAAACCGCTACGTTCGAGGGGGTATCGACTTCGAGGAATTCAACCTGCATCCTGACGCTCCGCAAATGACAAATTGGGGTATTGTACCATCGGTACTTGAAAGCAACGGCGGCGGCGAAAAAATGCCGCTTCCCTTTCAGCTCGGCCGCTTATCTGCCGCGTTCCCCGAAAAAACTGACGGCAACGTAGATAATGCCGAAAATCACCGGCGCGACGATCAGCCAGGTCATGGGATCCTCGTACAAAACGGCATAATCCTTGATCCACTCCATCATCTTGTCTCCTTTTTCGCGAGTCTGACCCGCTGGGCATGGGTAATGGCCACCGCGATGGCATCCGTGATGTCGAGCGGTTTGATCTCCCGGGTGATGCCCAGCAGCCGTTTCACCATGAAAGCGACCTGCTCCTTGGCCGCTTTGGCTTTGCCCGTCAGCGCTTTTTTCACCTGTAGGGGAGTATATTCGTCAAACTGTCCGAACTCCTGTAACAATTTTAACGTAATCGCACCGCGGAACTGTGCCAATTTTATCACCGTCTTCGGATTGTGCGCATAAAAGATATCTTCCATCGCCACTTCGTCGATCTGGTGCGCCCTGAAAAGCTGCTCGAGCGCCTCCACCATCTGGGGAAT
Encoded proteins:
- the ruvC gene encoding crossover junction endodeoxyribonuclease RuvC, which encodes MVILGIDPGTRNCGYALLELDGAKMRLIEAGLIKMKPEALQLQIPQMVEALEQLFRAHQIDEVAMEDIFYAHNPKTVIKLAQFRGAITLKLLQEFGQFDEYTPLQVKKALTGKAKAAKEQVAFMVKRLLGITREIKPLDITDAIAVAITHAQRVRLAKKETR